AGTCGACAGGTGGGGAGGCGGCGGGGACTGCTAGCCAGCCAGCAGAGACTAGCGAGACGCAGCAGCCCAGCGAGCAGCCCACCCCCACCAGGGAGGAAGAGGAGTCCAGCACACTGCTATGGGTTGCTGTGGTTGTCGCTGCGGCAGCCGTAGCTGCTGCCATTCTTGTGCTAGCTAGGCGCGGAGGGAGCAGTGAAGGAGGCAGCTCGTCCCCTACGATGGTATCTGCAGTCCTCGATGATACCGACAAGCTGATACTCAAAAGACTGCAGGAGGCCGGCGGCTCAATGTTACAGAGCGAGCTACAGAGGGCTACCGGGCTCCCCAAGACGACACTCTGGAGGCATGTGAGGAGGCTGGCTGAGCTAGGCTACGTGAGAATCGAGAAGGAAGGTAAGGCTAACAGGGTCATACTGGTAAAGGAGCTGGAGGATGCTGAGGCCCCGTAGGGACATAACATTGGCGATACCGAGCAACAGTAAAACGTGTTTACGGGTTTGTAGCTTCTTTGGGGTCAACATAGACAGCCACATCGTACTATTGCCATGTACACGGTTTTACTACCATGGTTCCACTAGCTTGGCCTTACACCCTCCAGCTTCAAAGCTATCTACGGCTTGTTTTTTGCAAGATAGTTTACCGGCCGTCCAACAGCCACTTCAGCTGCCAGCGCTATTGCCTCAGATATTGACGGATGCGGGTGGATTAGGTCTGCTAGCTCTTCCACTGTGACACCCCTCTCCACGGCTAGAGCTGCTTCCCCCGCCACCTCGCTAGCGCCATGAGCAGCAAGGTGTAAGCCTAGGACCCTCCCGCTACTAGCATCATAGACTATCTTTGCAACACCATATTCGGCACCCTTGATCACCGCCATGGAGATTGCGCCTAGCCTTATGCGTGCCTCCTGCGCGTTGTAGCCCCTCCTCCGAGCCTCATCCAGCGTGTAACCCACCTGTACAGCTTCAAGCCCTGTATAGACCACTAGAGGTATAGCCTTGGGGCTCCATTTCCTCTCCTCGCCGGATACGTTGAGTCCCACCGTGACTGCCTGGGAGTACGCCTTGTGGGCGAGTAGAGGCGGCCCTGCTACATCACCAGAGGCGTAGACATCCTTTGCAGCCCTGAGGTACTCGTCAACAATAATGTAGCCCTTCTCGTCAAGCTTAACACCAAGAACATCAAGACCTAGACCACTAGTTGCGGGACGGCGGCCCGTGGCAACAACTACAATGTCAGCCTTGATCCTGTCGCCGCTTGAGAGAACAACCTCCACGCCGTTGGCTAGTTTTTCGAGTCTACCGATAGTAGTCTTCGTGTGTAGTTTTACACCTATGCTGCGCAGGTACCGGGCTACAGCCCGAGAGAGGTCGACATCCATGAATGGTAGTATGCGGTCGAGAACTTCTACGAGGTGTACCTCGGCGCCAAGTCTGGCAAATAGATCCGCGTACTCGACCCCTGCTGGGCCTCCACCGACAACAACGACTTTCGAGGGCTCACCATCGTAGCTCAGTATCGTACGATTATCATGGACTAGCTTGCCGTCAGGCTCTAGGCCGGGAGGATAACCGGGATCGGTGCCAGTAGCGATAACGAGTTTCTCGTATTCCACATCTCCGTAGCCTTCAACGTGTACTACACCAGGTGCACGGATCTTCGCGCGACCACGTATGACTGCGACACCGTAGCCTTCAAGCACCGTCTCGATGCCCGACCTAACCCGCTGGGACACCTTCAACGCATACTCTAGGGCCTCGCGGAACCTCTTGTCTACGCTAAAGCCGCGGCTAAGCACGGCAGCAATCTCGGATGCCTTCGAGAGCATGGCCTTAACTGGGATACAGGCATAATTCGCACACTCGCCGCCGAGTAGGCGGGCCTCGACAACAGCCGTCTTTAGACCACGCTGGGCAGCAACAACCGCTGCTGGATAACCACCAAAACCTCCACCTATGACTAGGAGGTCGAAGCGCGGCAAGGGGTTCTGAACCCGGGAACTAAACCTAGGGGTTTGAGGCTACAAAACTACTAGCTTGCAGAGGATAGGGGCAGGTGGGTCAGCCTAGGTGTTGCACCGCATCCCCCACACCTTGGGGGTCGGCCTCGGCTGTACTCAGCAGCCCCAGGATTAGATGACTGTTTAGCAGCTAAGGGTTATGGTTTACGGGCTACATGTTAGCCCAAACCACCATACTTGGCTGTAGCGTGGCAGCCTCCATGTTTCACGCCGCCTATTCTGTCGGGATAGGCGCCTAAAACACATTTAGGCTACTATTCTTGCTGCCCCGTAAAGCGCTGCTGCATAGGCTAGGAGAGCTATTGTACTCTGCATGGGCCATAGCGCAGCAGCTACTAGAGCTAGCGCTAGTGGTACTAGTCTGTAGGCTCTGCGGTGCCCTGTACCGAGGATTACCGGGAGCATCATGGGGGCGTGTATAAGCACATGCACCGTGATGAAGCCAAGGGTGTAGGTGTGGAGTACACAGAACAAGCTACAGTAGCCCATAGCATAGAGTGCCGTGTACACTGCCACGAGGATGGAGGAGGCTGCGGCAAAGTAATGGCCCTTTAGGAAATACTCCTGCGCTAGCCGTGCTGCTGTGCCCGGCTTCAGCCTATCCATAGCCTGGGAGAGGTATCTCGGGACGCGGTAGATTCTTGCAGCATAGGGGTAAACGAGGGTTCCGAGCGCAGTCACAGCCAGGCCGGCCCGGAACTCCATGCGTAGAAGTAGAGCTGCAGCCAGAGCATTGAGTAATGGAAGGGCCAACGCCACCAGCTTCGAGGGCTTGTCCCGGTAGGTTGCGGGAAGCGAGTGCACCGTAACAGCATAGATCAGCGTGACCGGGTAAGCTATAGTGAGCACGAGAGCGAGCAACACCAAGCCGCCAGGCTTGCCCAGACTAAGCCAGGCCAGGGCTGCACCACCCGCCAAAGCGTAGGACGCCGATACCAGGAGAAGGCTGAGACCAACACTACCCCCGTCAACCCGGTTCGAGGCGAGAAACGCTGTTAGGGAGGACACGGCAGTCACACCAACAACTGCCAACACGGCGGTCTCAACACTAAGCCATAGCCCCATAAACACAGCCAACACATAGGCTGGAGCACTCAGCGCCATACAAGCAAGGCATAGCTTGACCACGAAGCTGCTTACCCGCACAGCGCCAGAAGCGACATAAGCTACAGCTACAGCGTGGGGAAAGAGCATCAACACACCAAACAACATGAGGTACATATGGACGTGAACCTGGCCTAAAACCAGCAACAACAACCCCGCAACGAGGTAGACAAGACTGGCCACAACACCGATACGGGTGCACGTCTTCACAACAACGGTGGTTATGGCTGAAGGCATTCTCTCTAGGCCGGGCACCGGGACTGCAGCCTAGAGGATAAGTCTAGTTGGCCGCACAAGACAGGCTGGGCTATGACTGTAACAGTCTAAGCTCACCCCCACACTTAGCCAGGTCTACCCCGGCTACATAACCCTGGAGCAAGGAACCGTCGGTACCTGCAAGCACCCCAACCTATTGTCGGTCATCCTGCCTGGAGCACCAATAACTGTACGGGGCATCCTATTATGCGCTGGGTCTGCAAGGTAGCCTAGGAGGTGTAGCGTCTCC
This DNA window, taken from Hyperthermus butylicus DSM 5456, encodes the following:
- a CDS encoding dihydrolipoyl dehydrogenase family protein, with protein sequence MPRFDLLVIGGGFGGYPAAVVAAQRGLKTAVVEARLLGGECANYACIPVKAMLSKASEIAAVLSRGFSVDKRFREALEYALKVSQRVRSGIETVLEGYGVAVIRGRAKIRAPGVVHVEGYGDVEYEKLVIATGTDPGYPPGLEPDGKLVHDNRTILSYDGEPSKVVVVGGGPAGVEYADLFARLGAEVHLVEVLDRILPFMDVDLSRAVARYLRSIGVKLHTKTTIGRLEKLANGVEVVLSSGDRIKADIVVVATGRRPATSGLGLDVLGVKLDEKGYIIVDEYLRAAKDVYASGDVAGPPLLAHKAYSQAVTVGLNVSGEERKWSPKAIPLVVYTGLEAVQVGYTLDEARRRGYNAQEARIRLGAISMAVIKGAEYGVAKIVYDASSGRVLGLHLAAHGASEVAGEAALAVERGVTVEELADLIHPHPSISEAIALAAEVAVGRPVNYLAKNKP